The following are from one region of the Actinopolyspora halophila DSM 43834 genome:
- a CDS encoding helix-turn-helix domain-containing protein yields MTGTRPGSPKARTLGAELRKARESTGTGVRELARRLNIGHAWITRTETGVRAATPEDVAGITVALGLSAAERDRLTELARESDGPDWLRAGIPGVHQELVTLIEYERTASAITEVAPLLVPGLLQTADYARTVMASSHGPEQETRIAMRSSRRDILTSRQSPTFEAILMERALTERIAAPEIMADQLRHLEKLAELPNVTLRIIPANPGAWTSAHSGQFMLIEFPKAAPIVHLEHLGSAAFLTAPHAVDIYKEAVGNLRDAAMTPEQATEFIAARANEHEESIP; encoded by the coding sequence ATGACGGGAACCAGACCGGGAAGCCCGAAAGCGCGCACACTCGGCGCTGAACTGCGGAAGGCGCGTGAATCAACCGGCACCGGAGTGCGCGAACTGGCTCGCAGGCTCAATATCGGACACGCGTGGATCACCCGCACCGAGACCGGCGTCCGTGCAGCAACCCCGGAAGATGTCGCCGGGATTACCGTCGCACTCGGACTGTCGGCGGCGGAGCGGGACCGACTTACCGAGCTGGCACGCGAGAGCGACGGGCCGGACTGGCTCCGCGCCGGAATTCCTGGTGTCCATCAGGAGCTCGTGACGCTAATCGAGTACGAGCGAACCGCTTCGGCGATCACCGAAGTCGCGCCGCTGCTCGTGCCGGGACTGCTCCAGACTGCCGACTACGCCCGAACCGTGATGGCGAGCTCGCACGGGCCGGAGCAAGAAACTCGTATCGCGATGCGATCCAGCCGCCGCGACATCCTCACCAGCCGGCAATCTCCCACGTTCGAGGCGATCCTCATGGAGCGTGCCCTCACCGAGCGCATTGCGGCACCGGAGATCATGGCCGACCAGCTACGCCACCTCGAGAAGCTCGCCGAGCTGCCGAACGTCACGCTGCGGATCATCCCAGCGAATCCGGGCGCGTGGACTTCCGCACACTCCGGGCAGTTCATGCTGATCGAGTTCCCCAAGGCCGCGCCGATCGTCCACCTCGAACACCTCGGCTCAGCCGCATTCCTCACAGCTCCCCACGCCGTAGACATCTACAAGGAAGCCGTAGGTAACCTGCGCGATGCGGCAATGACCCCGGAACAGGCAACGGAGTTCATCGCCGCACGCGCAAACGAACACGAGGAGAGCATACCGTGA
- a CDS encoding DUF397 domain-containing protein, which produces MTQQPAGWRKSTRSSNNTACVEVGRIGDGAAVRDTKDRSLGYFTADRQQWQAFLDAVKTDRFD; this is translated from the coding sequence GTGACACAACAGCCCGCAGGGTGGCGGAAGTCCACTCGCTCCAGCAACAATACCGCTTGCGTCGAGGTCGGCCGGATCGGTGACGGTGCCGCGGTGCGCGACACCAAGGACCGCAGCCTCGGCTACTTCACCGCCGACCGGCAACAGTGGCAGGCATTCCTCGACGCGGTGAAGACCGACCGCTTCGACTGA